From Acidovorax sp. FHTAMBA, one genomic window encodes:
- a CDS encoding ABC transporter ATP-binding protein, which yields MSLLKVSGLGKSFGGVKAVDGIHFELAAGELLALIGPNGAGKSTTFNMVNGQLPADAGSIQLNGQELVGRKPRDIWRMGVGRTFQIAETFASLTVVENVQMALISHDNRLFAMWRKAADHKRDEALALLDQVGMKSQADRPCSVLAYGDVKRVELAIAMANSPKLLLMDEPTAGMAPQERHELMALTKQLVIDRNMAVLFTEHSMDVVFAYADRMIVLARGRLIAEGKPLGLRDHPKVQEVYFGTGKTFEKKTAAAAPQAA from the coding sequence ATGAGCCTGCTCAAAGTCTCTGGCCTGGGCAAATCCTTTGGCGGCGTCAAGGCGGTGGATGGCATCCACTTCGAGCTGGCTGCCGGCGAGCTGCTGGCGCTGATCGGCCCCAACGGCGCGGGCAAGTCCACCACCTTCAACATGGTCAACGGCCAGCTGCCTGCCGATGCAGGCTCCATCCAGCTCAATGGCCAGGAGCTGGTGGGCCGCAAACCGCGCGACATCTGGCGCATGGGCGTGGGCCGCACCTTTCAGATCGCCGAAACCTTTGCATCGCTCACAGTGGTGGAGAACGTGCAGATGGCGCTGATCTCCCACGACAACCGCCTGTTTGCGATGTGGCGCAAGGCGGCAGACCACAAGCGCGACGAAGCCCTGGCGCTGCTCGACCAGGTGGGTATGAAGTCGCAGGCCGACCGCCCCTGCAGCGTGCTGGCCTATGGCGATGTGAAGCGCGTGGAGCTGGCCATCGCCATGGCCAACAGCCCTAAGCTGCTGCTCATGGACGAGCCCACCGCCGGCATGGCGCCCCAGGAGCGCCACGAGCTCATGGCGCTGACCAAGCAGCTGGTGATCGACCGCAACATGGCCGTGCTGTTTACCGAACACAGCATGGACGTGGTGTTTGCCTATGCCGACCGCATGATCGTGCTGGCGCGCGGGCGCCTGATTGCCGAGGGCAAGCCGCTGGGGCTGCGCGACCACCCCAAGGTGCAGGAGGTGTACTTCGGCACCGGCAAGACCTTCGAGAAGAAAACGGCAGCCGCTGCCCCACAGGCCGCATGA
- a CDS encoding ABC transporter ATP-binding protein: MTTTTNEPQPLLLQAKALQAWYGAAQILFDVHLDVRRGEVVALMGRNGAGKSTTLKALMGLLSKRKGSIQFMGKDLSRTDPHDAARLGLGFVPEDRRVFTDLTVMENLEVGRQPARHWPDGTAAPVWTPERLFKLFPNLGEMRERPGGRMSGGEQQMLTVARTLMGNPFLVLLDEPSEGVAPVIVEQMAHMILELKEQGVSILLSEQNMHFAELVSDRAYVLERGQIRYQASMVELSANEEIRRAYLSV, encoded by the coding sequence ATGACGACGACAACCAACGAACCCCAACCCTTGCTGCTGCAGGCCAAAGCGCTGCAGGCCTGGTACGGCGCGGCGCAAATCCTGTTTGACGTTCATCTCGACGTGCGCCGCGGCGAGGTCGTGGCCCTGATGGGCCGCAACGGCGCGGGCAAGTCCACCACGCTCAAGGCGCTGATGGGCCTGCTGTCCAAGCGCAAGGGCAGCATCCAGTTCATGGGCAAAGACCTTTCCAGAACCGACCCGCACGACGCCGCGCGCCTGGGCCTGGGCTTTGTGCCCGAAGACCGCCGCGTGTTCACCGACCTCACGGTGATGGAGAACCTGGAGGTGGGTCGCCAGCCCGCCCGCCACTGGCCCGACGGCACGGCCGCGCCGGTGTGGACGCCCGAGCGCCTGTTCAAGCTCTTCCCCAACCTGGGCGAGATGCGGGAGCGCCCCGGTGGCCGCATGAGTGGCGGCGAGCAGCAGATGCTCACCGTGGCCCGCACGCTCATGGGCAACCCGTTTCTGGTGCTGCTCGACGAGCCCTCCGAAGGCGTGGCCCCGGTGATCGTGGAGCAGATGGCGCACATGATCCTGGAGCTCAAGGAGCAGGGCGTGAGCATCCTGCTCTCTGAGCAGAACATGCACTTTGCCGAGCTGGTGTCCGACCGAGCCTATGTGCTGGAGCGGGGCCAGATCCGCTACCAGGCCAGTATGGTCGAGCTGTCGGCCAATGAAGAGATACGCAGGGCCTATCTCAGCGTCTGA
- a CDS encoding VOC family protein, which produces METQELHRGRLIDHIQLVVRDLAASQAFYTAALGALKVPMGGADEGYFWADELFVSSADSPAAQGHLTGRTHLAFQAQDRAMVDAFYQAALAHGGTDNGAPGERRACSKSFWSRTSTLPGWNARRGAPPIARAIGKRRNAADRPARHLPEGLE; this is translated from the coding sequence ATGGAAACACAGGAACTGCACCGGGGCCGCCTGATTGACCACATACAGCTCGTGGTGCGCGATCTGGCGGCCAGCCAGGCGTTTTACACAGCCGCGCTGGGGGCGCTGAAGGTGCCGATGGGTGGCGCCGACGAGGGCTATTTCTGGGCGGACGAGCTGTTTGTGTCGTCGGCCGACAGCCCTGCCGCGCAAGGCCACCTGACCGGCCGCACGCACTTGGCTTTTCAAGCCCAGGACCGGGCGATGGTGGACGCCTTCTACCAGGCCGCACTGGCCCACGGCGGCACTGACAACGGCGCGCCCGGCGAGCGAAGAGCCTGTTCAAAGTCTTTTTGGAGTCGCACAAGTACCTTGCCGGGATGGAATGCAAGGCGCGGTGCGCCGCCGATAGCCCGTGCTATCGGCAAGCGCCGCAACGCCGCAGACCGCCCGGCAAGGCACTTGCCCGAAGGGTTGGAGTGA
- a CDS encoding VOC family protein, translated as MKNAITWFEIPTPQLDRAQSFYGAVLGQPLHRENMGLSEGAVFPYDGAADGVGGALMMGPTAQQVSGSGTLVYLDASPSLDAALERAVAHGGQVALPRQALPPGMGFFAHIHDLDGNRVGLHALS; from the coding sequence ATGAAAAACGCCATCACCTGGTTTGAAATCCCCACCCCCCAGCTGGACCGCGCCCAGTCTTTTTATGGAGCCGTGCTGGGCCAGCCCCTGCACCGCGAGAACATGGGGCTCAGTGAAGGTGCCGTGTTTCCCTACGACGGCGCTGCAGACGGCGTGGGCGGCGCGTTGATGATGGGCCCGACGGCGCAGCAGGTATCGGGCAGCGGCACACTGGTGTACCTGGACGCTTCGCCCTCGCTCGACGCCGCACTGGAGCGCGCCGTAGCCCATGGCGGCCAGGTCGCACTGCCCCGCCAGGCATTGCCACCGGGCATGGGGTTTTTTGCGCACATCCATGACCTGGATGGCAACCGCGTGGGTCTGCACGCACTTTCTTGA
- a CDS encoding helix-turn-helix domain-containing protein yields the protein MHFSNIDGIRSYSLFGESQHLPDVLHCETIAERSALHDWELAPHRHTRLHQVLLITAGGGVAHLDGERHVLRPGMLINVPQGHVHAFRFTQHTEGWVATLADELMDEIFVRVGDVRRDLARPAVAPAPPELHQAMAQVWQEFSGRAKARALVLRGLSATLLGWVARAMEEHSPGDAAAPESSLVQRLEALIEAHFLEHWQVADYARALAVSPTHLSRVARAATGASAQRLIEARLMREARRNLAYTHLGVATIAYTLGYADPAYFTRAFTRDAGLSPRSFRAQVAASSPGRSA from the coding sequence ATGCACTTTTCGAACATCGACGGCATTCGCTCGTACAGCCTGTTTGGCGAGTCGCAGCACCTGCCCGATGTGCTGCACTGCGAGACGATTGCCGAGCGATCGGCGCTGCACGACTGGGAGCTGGCGCCGCACCGGCACACGCGGTTGCACCAGGTACTGCTGATCACCGCGGGCGGCGGTGTTGCGCATCTGGATGGCGAGCGGCATGTGCTGCGCCCCGGCATGCTCATCAACGTACCGCAGGGGCATGTGCATGCGTTCCGCTTCACGCAGCACACCGAGGGCTGGGTGGCCACGCTGGCCGACGAGCTGATGGACGAGATTTTTGTGCGCGTGGGCGATGTGCGGCGCGACCTGGCGCGGCCTGCCGTGGCGCCTGCGCCGCCGGAGCTGCACCAGGCCATGGCCCAGGTCTGGCAGGAGTTCTCGGGCCGGGCCAAGGCGCGTGCGCTGGTGCTGCGCGGCCTGAGCGCCACGCTGCTGGGCTGGGTGGCCCGCGCGATGGAAGAGCACAGCCCGGGCGACGCGGCAGCGCCAGAGTCCAGCCTGGTGCAGCGGCTGGAGGCGCTGATCGAAGCGCATTTTCTGGAGCACTGGCAGGTGGCGGACTACGCGCGGGCGCTGGCCGTGTCGCCCACGCACCTGAGCCGCGTGGCGCGGGCCGCCACAGGCGCATCGGCCCAGCGGCTGATCGAAGCGCGGCTGATGCGGGAGGCGCGGCGCAACCTGGCTTACACGCACCTTGGCGTGGCCACCATTGCCTACACGCTGGGCTATGCCGACCCGGCGTACTTCACCCGCGCCTTCACGCGCGACGCAGGCTTGTCGCCCCGCAGCTTTCGCGCGCAGGTTGCGGCATCGAGCCCGGGCCGCAGCGCATGA
- the pobA gene encoding 4-hydroxybenzoate 3-monooxygenase, translating into MKTQVCIIGGGPSGLMLSQLLHLKGIETIVLERQSREYVLGRIRAGVLEHGFAALMREAQCGERMDREGEIHDGFIIAHDGKMDRVDLHKYSGGSSVVVYGQTELTRDLYEARDRMKGIVIHNAEDAQPHDLKSANPFVTYRSGDEVVRIDCDFVIGADGFHGVSRKSIPRDVLKEYEKVYPFGWLGVLSRTKPVSPELIYAKHERGFALCSLRSQVLSRYYIQVPLTDNVEDWSDEDFWAELKRRLPAEVAAQLTTGPSIEKSIAPLRSFVAEPMRYGNLFLAGDAAHIVPPTGARGLNSAASDIYYLYHAMLAHYQNGDSTGLDKYSEKALARVWKAQRFSWWMTTMLHTFPDSIPYDQKLQDTDLAYLFSSEKALGSLAENYVGLPF; encoded by the coding sequence ATGAAAACCCAGGTTTGCATCATCGGCGGAGGCCCCTCGGGCCTCATGCTCTCGCAGCTCTTGCACCTCAAGGGCATTGAAACCATCGTGCTGGAGCGCCAAAGCCGTGAATACGTGCTGGGCCGCATCCGTGCCGGCGTGCTGGAGCACGGCTTTGCCGCCCTCATGCGCGAAGCCCAGTGCGGCGAACGCATGGACCGCGAAGGCGAGATCCACGACGGCTTCATCATCGCCCACGACGGCAAGATGGACCGGGTCGATTTGCACAAGTACAGCGGCGGCAGCTCGGTGGTGGTCTACGGCCAGACCGAGCTGACGCGCGACCTGTACGAAGCGCGCGACCGCATGAAGGGCATCGTCATCCACAACGCCGAAGACGCGCAGCCGCACGACCTCAAAAGCGCCAACCCGTTTGTCACCTACCGCAGCGGCGACGAAGTGGTGCGCATCGACTGCGACTTCGTCATCGGCGCCGACGGCTTCCACGGCGTGAGCCGCAAGTCCATCCCGCGCGACGTGCTCAAAGAGTATGAAAAGGTCTACCCCTTCGGCTGGCTGGGCGTGCTCTCGCGCACCAAGCCCGTCTCGCCCGAGCTGATCTACGCCAAGCACGAACGCGGCTTTGCGCTGTGCTCGCTGCGATCGCAGGTGCTGAGCCGCTACTACATCCAGGTGCCGCTGACCGACAACGTGGAAGACTGGTCCGACGAAGACTTCTGGGCCGAACTGAAACGCCGCCTGCCCGCCGAGGTGGCCGCACAGCTCACCACCGGCCCCTCCATCGAAAAGTCCATCGCGCCCCTGCGCTCCTTCGTGGCTGAGCCCATGCGCTACGGCAACCTGTTCCTGGCGGGCGACGCCGCCCACATCGTGCCGCCCACGGGTGCACGGGGCCTGAACAGTGCCGCGTCGGACATCTACTACCTGTACCACGCCATGCTGGCCCACTACCAAAACGGCGACAGCACCGGCCTCGACAAATACTCCGAGAAGGCCCTGGCCCGCGTGTGGAAGGCCCAGCGCTTCTCTTGGTGGATGACGACCATGCTGCACACCTTCCCGGATTCCATCCCGTACGACCAGAAGCTGCAGGACACGGACCTGGCGTACCTGTTCTCGTCCGAGAAGGCGCTGGGGTCGCTGGCGGAGAACTATGTGGGGTTGCCGTTTTGA
- a CDS encoding helix-turn-helix domain-containing protein, whose protein sequence is MKRIPIQSVAAFGQVVRAVRKAGGVRQDDVAGSVGVSHVYLRDLEHGKETAQMGRALQVLAELGIRMELEIPDEAFERLQSDAVRLAAKKTAFEQQAQQSQELMRAAIKRKSEEEDGNP, encoded by the coding sequence ATGAAAAGAATCCCCATTCAAAGCGTTGCGGCCTTTGGCCAGGTGGTGCGCGCTGTGCGCAAGGCCGGTGGTGTGCGCCAAGACGACGTGGCGGGCAGCGTGGGTGTCAGCCACGTTTACTTGCGCGACCTGGAGCACGGCAAAGAGACGGCGCAGATGGGCCGCGCGCTGCAGGTGCTGGCCGAGCTGGGGATCCGCATGGAACTGGAGATCCCGGACGAAGCCTTTGAGAGATTGCAAAGCGACGCCGTACGACTCGCCGCCAAGAAGACCGCCTTTGAACAACAGGCTCAGCAGTCGCAGGAACTGATGCGTGCCGCAATCAAGCGTAAGAGCGAAGAAGAGGACGGCAACCCATGA
- a CDS encoding HipA domain-containing protein: protein MSQRQLQVQINGQLIGSLFDQNNVWGFQYAESWLQQPKPFALSPALPLGPEVLLDGATVRPVQWFFDNLLPEERLREVIGKEEGVEAADAFGLLERLGSESAGALVLQPPGAPDAPQGAVELTREALSARIRNLPRASLTHQAPKRMSLAGAQHKMVVVFDPGTGQLMEPLKGSPSTHILKPNSTADGFPHSVVNELFTMHLAGALGLKVPKVSRLYVPEPVYIIERFDRKTTSGGEIQRVHALDGCQSLNEMAYAKYRSATFDKLLQLIELCRNRAAARLDVFRWIMFNTLVGNSDCHLKNISFLIDDEGTRVAPFYDLLCTAVYHTKSMANEQAVWPDEKLAMPIVGAHFFSGVTRPRLIETGVALKLGKKTAEREINTMAGKLAQAADSVIQAMEAEHDNSPQMGQAPAATRGAEAHLLRAIRHVVIKDMLALVR from the coding sequence ATGAGCCAGCGACAGTTGCAAGTCCAGATCAACGGTCAGCTGATTGGCTCGCTGTTTGACCAGAACAACGTGTGGGGATTTCAATACGCTGAAAGCTGGCTGCAGCAGCCCAAGCCCTTCGCGCTGTCTCCGGCGCTGCCCCTCGGCCCCGAGGTTTTGCTGGACGGCGCCACGGTGCGGCCTGTCCAATGGTTTTTCGACAACCTGTTGCCCGAGGAACGGCTGCGCGAGGTCATCGGCAAAGAAGAGGGTGTTGAGGCAGCCGACGCATTTGGCTTGCTGGAGCGGCTGGGGTCGGAGTCGGCAGGCGCCCTGGTGCTGCAGCCGCCGGGAGCCCCCGATGCGCCCCAGGGGGCTGTAGAGCTGACCCGAGAGGCGTTGTCTGCACGCATCCGCAACTTGCCAAGGGCGTCCCTCACCCACCAGGCCCCCAAGCGCATGTCGCTGGCCGGGGCTCAGCACAAGATGGTGGTGGTTTTTGACCCGGGCACCGGCCAGCTGATGGAGCCCCTGAAAGGCAGCCCATCCACCCACATCCTCAAGCCCAACTCCACCGCCGATGGATTCCCCCATTCCGTGGTGAATGAGCTTTTTACGATGCACCTGGCAGGTGCCTTGGGGCTCAAGGTGCCGAAGGTATCGCGCCTGTATGTCCCGGAGCCGGTTTACATCATTGAGCGCTTCGACCGTAAGACGACATCAGGCGGGGAGATACAGCGTGTTCACGCGCTTGATGGCTGTCAGTCCCTCAACGAAATGGCTTACGCCAAGTACCGTAGCGCTACCTTCGACAAGCTGCTGCAGCTGATTGAACTGTGCCGCAACAGGGCCGCTGCGCGCCTGGACGTGTTTCGCTGGATCATGTTCAACACGCTCGTTGGCAACTCCGACTGCCACCTCAAAAACATCTCGTTCTTGATCGACGACGAGGGCACGCGCGTTGCGCCCTTCTACGACCTGCTGTGCACTGCCGTGTACCACACCAAATCCATGGCCAATGAGCAGGCTGTGTGGCCTGACGAAAAGCTGGCCATGCCCATCGTGGGGGCCCATTTCTTCAGCGGCGTGACCCGCCCCAGGCTGATCGAAACAGGCGTCGCCCTGAAGCTCGGCAAGAAAACCGCTGAGCGGGAGATCAATACCATGGCGGGCAAGCTCGCCCAGGCCGCTGACAGCGTCATCCAGGCCATGGAGGCCGAACACGACAACTCGCCGCAAATGGGGCAAGCCCCGGCGGCCACGCGAGGCGCTGAAGCGCACCTGCTGAGGGCCATTCGGCATGTGGTCATCAAGGACATGCTCGCCTTGGTGCGCTGA
- a CDS encoding acyl-CoA dehydrogenase family protein produces MPARQSLADIQFLLNNVLQAPAQWQALAPFADTDADLAAQVLAEAARFVDTAVAPLQRTGDEVGCRFDAGQVHTPPGFRDAYQAFWQGGWPALACAPEDGGQGLPAVLECVLYEWLAGANHGWTMAPGLLHGAYECIRHHASDALKAQYLEKVATGEWLATMCLTEAHAGSDLGLVRTRGVPQPDGSARVNGSKIFISGGEHDLTDNIVHLVLARLPDAPAGPKGLSLFLVPKILQDGSHNAVVCERIEEKMGLHGSPTCVMRFDDATGWLVGEANKGLNAMFVMMNAARLHVGLQGIGLLEAAWQKASAYAAERRQMRAPGAKDTSLIQDHPAIRRILHTQRAWIDGGRVLTYHTALQLDVAKHHPDTAERAAAQRWCALATPVLKAALTTEGFHGASACLQVFGGHGYVREWGIEQIVRDARVAMIYEGTNEIQAIDLLVRKVLADGGHGLGALLGSLPGAAPSPAASARRHALVEITQTLAIAAQTDPELPYWVADDYLRAVALVLLEWAWAQISAAHRTAPNTAPDRWSAPAQAFAQWVLPEFDLRTGILRRGIAQALEFRTKEAASA; encoded by the coding sequence ATGCCCGCACGCCAGTCACTCGCCGACATCCAGTTTTTGCTGAACAACGTGCTGCAGGCCCCCGCGCAGTGGCAGGCGCTGGCGCCGTTTGCCGACACCGATGCCGACCTGGCCGCCCAGGTGCTGGCCGAAGCCGCCAGGTTTGTAGACACTGCCGTGGCCCCGCTGCAGCGCACAGGCGACGAGGTGGGCTGCCGCTTTGACGCAGGCCAGGTGCACACGCCGCCGGGCTTTCGCGATGCCTACCAAGCCTTCTGGCAAGGCGGCTGGCCCGCGCTGGCCTGCGCGCCGGAGGACGGCGGCCAGGGCCTGCCCGCCGTGCTGGAATGCGTGCTGTACGAATGGCTGGCCGGTGCCAACCACGGCTGGACCATGGCGCCCGGCCTGCTGCACGGCGCGTACGAATGCATCAGGCACCACGCCAGCGATGCGCTGAAGGCGCAGTACCTGGAGAAGGTCGCCACCGGCGAATGGCTGGCCACCATGTGCCTCACCGAAGCCCACGCCGGCAGCGACCTGGGCCTGGTGCGCACCCGCGGAGTGCCGCAGCCCGATGGCAGCGCGCGGGTGAACGGCAGCAAGATATTCATCTCCGGCGGTGAGCACGACCTGACGGACAACATCGTCCACCTGGTGCTGGCGCGCCTGCCCGATGCACCGGCGGGGCCCAAGGGCCTGTCGCTATTCCTGGTGCCCAAGATTCTTCAAGATGGAAGCCACAACGCCGTGGTCTGCGAGCGCATCGAAGAAAAGATGGGCCTGCACGGCAGCCCCACCTGCGTAATGCGCTTTGACGACGCCACCGGCTGGCTGGTGGGTGAGGCGAACAAGGGCCTCAACGCCATGTTCGTGATGATGAACGCCGCACGCCTTCACGTGGGCCTGCAAGGCATCGGCCTGCTGGAGGCCGCGTGGCAAAAAGCCAGTGCCTACGCCGCAGAGCGCCGCCAGATGCGCGCCCCCGGCGCCAAGGACACCAGCCTCATTCAAGACCACCCCGCCATCCGCCGCATCCTGCACACGCAGCGCGCCTGGATCGACGGCGGGCGCGTACTGACTTACCACACGGCCCTGCAACTGGACGTGGCCAAGCACCACCCCGACACGGCCGAGCGCGCTGCTGCGCAACGCTGGTGCGCGCTCGCTACGCCCGTGCTCAAGGCCGCGCTCACAACCGAAGGCTTCCACGGCGCCAGCGCCTGCCTGCAGGTGTTTGGCGGCCACGGCTACGTGCGCGAATGGGGCATCGAGCAGATCGTCCGCGACGCGCGCGTGGCCATGATCTACGAGGGCACGAACGAGATCCAGGCCATCGACCTGCTGGTGCGCAAGGTGCTGGCCGATGGCGGCCATGGCCTGGGCGCCCTGCTGGGCAGCCTGCCCGGCGCAGCGCCCAGCCCGGCTGCCAGTGCACGCCGCCATGCGCTGGTGGAGATCACACAGACCCTGGCGATCGCCGCCCAGACCGACCCCGAGCTGCCCTACTGGGTGGCCGACGACTACCTGCGCGCCGTGGCGCTGGTGCTGCTGGAATGGGCCTGGGCCCAGATCAGCGCCGCCCACCGCACCGCGCCCAACACCGCGCCCGACCGCTGGAGCGCACCAGCCCAGGCCTTTGCGCAGTGGGTGCTACCCGAATTCGACCTGCGCACGGGCATCCTGCGCCGGGGCATTGCACAGGCGCTTGAATTTAGAACCAAAGAGGCCGCTAGCGCCTGA
- a CDS encoding tripartite tricarboxylate transporter substrate-binding protein, translating to MTSTRRHFVQTLGSAAALGAFYPLTTFAQALDQVKIMYGFPAGSAGDSVARRVAEKLGGTAYSKNPGFVENKPGAGGRIAVETLKNSAADGSVLTLAPVSALAVYPHIYPKLSYKPEEVTPVSIGAIMHHGLAVGPAVPAEVKTLADFLKWAKANPDKAMYGTPGAGTMPHLLGALLGIRANVDLKHVPYRGTVPSITDLVGGQIAAAMNPSGDYLQYMKTGRVRVLASSGKKRSPYLPDVPTFTELGYPDVTSEEWFGFYAPAKTPAATLASANAAITAALKDKTVIDALGIVGLVAHGSTPQEMLADQKAEFERWGPLVKQIGFTSES from the coding sequence ATGACCAGCACCCGACGCCACTTTGTACAAACCCTCGGCTCGGCCGCGGCCCTCGGGGCGTTCTACCCCCTGACCACATTTGCCCAGGCACTGGACCAGGTCAAGATCATGTATGGCTTTCCCGCCGGCAGCGCAGGCGACAGCGTGGCGCGCCGCGTGGCCGAGAAGCTGGGCGGAACGGCCTACAGCAAGAATCCCGGCTTTGTGGAGAACAAGCCCGGCGCCGGCGGCCGCATTGCGGTGGAAACGCTGAAAAACTCTGCGGCCGATGGCTCGGTGCTGACGCTGGCGCCCGTGTCGGCCCTGGCGGTGTACCCCCACATCTACCCCAAGCTCAGCTACAAGCCGGAGGAAGTCACGCCCGTTTCCATCGGCGCGATCATGCACCACGGCCTGGCGGTGGGGCCTGCCGTGCCCGCTGAAGTGAAAACGCTGGCGGACTTCCTGAAGTGGGCCAAGGCCAACCCCGACAAGGCCATGTACGGCACGCCCGGCGCGGGCACCATGCCCCACCTGCTGGGCGCCCTGCTCGGCATCCGCGCCAATGTGGACCTCAAGCACGTGCCCTACCGTGGCACCGTGCCCAGCATCACCGACCTGGTGGGCGGCCAGATCGCTGCCGCCATGAACCCCAGCGGCGACTACCTGCAGTACATGAAAACCGGCCGCGTGCGCGTGCTGGCCTCGTCGGGCAAGAAGCGTTCGCCCTACCTGCCGGATGTGCCCACCTTCACCGAGCTGGGCTACCCCGATGTGACCTCCGAGGAGTGGTTCGGCTTCTACGCCCCGGCCAAGACCCCGGCCGCCACACTGGCCAGCGCCAACGCAGCCATCACGGCCGCCCTCAAGGACAAGACCGTGATCGATGCGCTGGGCATCGTGGGCCTGGTGGCGCACGGCAGCACCCCGCAGGAAATGCTGGCCGACCAGAAGGCCGAGTTCGAACGCTGGGGTCCGCTGGTCAAGCAGATCGGGTTCACTTCGGAAAGCTGA
- a CDS encoding SDR family NAD(P)-dependent oxidoreductase, producing MQIQGQAALVTGGASGLGEATARELACRGANVAVLDRNAELAEKVATAINTEFGAGSAVACACDITDAASVTAAIDRAAAAHGPARILMNVAGIGSAKRVVQRDGSAAPLEDFVRVVNINLIGSYNVSRLFAAACAKLPVLDNGERGVMMFTASVAAFDGQVGQQAYSASKAGLAGMTLPMARDLAQHAIRVCTVAPGLFATPLMKELPEAVQQSLAASIPFPPRLGKPEEFAELACHIVTNGHLNGEVIRLDGALRMAPR from the coding sequence ATGCAGATTCAAGGACAAGCCGCCCTCGTGACGGGTGGCGCATCGGGCCTCGGCGAGGCCACCGCACGCGAACTGGCCTGCCGGGGCGCCAATGTGGCCGTGCTCGACCGCAATGCCGAGCTGGCTGAAAAAGTGGCGACAGCCATCAACACCGAATTCGGCGCAGGCAGCGCCGTGGCCTGCGCCTGCGACATCACCGATGCGGCCAGCGTGACCGCCGCCATCGACCGGGCAGCCGCCGCCCACGGCCCCGCCCGCATCCTGATGAACGTGGCCGGCATCGGCAGCGCCAAGCGCGTGGTGCAGCGCGACGGCAGCGCTGCGCCGCTGGAAGACTTTGTGCGCGTGGTCAACATCAACCTCATCGGCAGCTACAACGTTAGCCGTTTGTTTGCTGCAGCGTGCGCCAAGCTGCCCGTGCTGGACAACGGCGAACGCGGCGTGATGATGTTCACCGCCTCGGTTGCGGCCTTTGACGGCCAGGTGGGCCAGCAGGCCTACAGCGCATCCAAAGCGGGCCTGGCCGGCATGACGCTGCCCATGGCGCGCGACCTGGCGCAGCACGCCATTCGCGTGTGCACCGTGGCACCCGGCCTGTTTGCCACGCCGCTGATGAAAGAGCTGCCCGAAGCCGTGCAGCAGTCGCTGGCGGCCAGCATCCCTTTTCCGCCACGCCTGGGCAAGCCCGAAGAGTTTGCCGAGCTGGCCTGCCACATCGTCACCAACGGGCACTTGAACGGCGAAGTCATCCGCCTGGACGGCGCCCTGCGCATGGCGCCGCGCTGA